A part of bacterium HR17 genomic DNA contains:
- the nfi gene encoding Endonuclease V — MRAKLHHRWDLSVDDAKRLQWELSAQVMEDDALPETVRYVAGADVHPAGSDRMHAVVCVLTFPDLQLVEVAHAVVPVTFPYVPGLLAFRESPAVLAAFEQLRHDPDVALFDAQGRAHPRHFGLACHMGVLLDLPSIGCAKSRLYGRADEPPHERGAMTPLIDPVDGRILGMVVRTKPFTPPVYVSVGHKVSLETAVQFVLRCTKDGQRLPEPLRLAHFHARQRPPESPTAQHTLF; from the coding sequence TTGCGGGCAAAATTGCACCATCGCTGGGATCTGTCGGTAGACGACGCGAAGCGGCTGCAGTGGGAACTGTCGGCGCAAGTCATGGAGGACGACGCGTTACCTGAAACGGTGCGCTATGTCGCTGGCGCTGATGTCCATCCTGCCGGCAGCGACCGCATGCATGCGGTCGTTTGCGTGCTGACCTTTCCTGACCTGCAACTGGTGGAGGTCGCGCACGCCGTCGTGCCCGTCACCTTCCCGTATGTGCCGGGCTTGCTGGCGTTCCGTGAAAGCCCGGCGGTGCTGGCAGCCTTTGAGCAGTTGCGCCATGACCCGGATGTGGCGTTGTTTGATGCGCAAGGGCGTGCCCATCCGCGCCACTTCGGCTTAGCCTGCCACATGGGCGTTTTGCTGGACTTACCGTCCATCGGGTGTGCCAAAAGCCGCCTTTATGGGCGTGCTGACGAACCGCCCCATGAGCGCGGAGCGATGACGCCGTTGATTGACCCTGTAGATGGACGCATCTTGGGCATGGTTGTGCGGACGAAACCGTTTACCCCACCCGTTTACGTCTCCGTCGGGCACAAAGTTTCGTTGGAGACCGCTGTGCAATTTGTCTTGCGGTGCACAAAAGATGGGCAACGGTTGCCCGAACCGCTGCGGTTAGCCCACTTCCATGCCCGTCAGCGCCCGCCTGAATCCCCGACGGCGCAACACACGCTGTTTTAA
- the folP gene encoding Dihydropteroate synthase, translating to MWRCCSRHALPLGERTLVMGIVNVTPDSFSGDSVLDPEAAAQRAWRLVEDGADIVDIGGESTRPGSQPVSVDEELRRILPVLERLAATGFPVPISVDTYKPVVAQQALDAGACIVNDIFGLRQPGMLEVVAAYRPAVVIMHMQGTPQRMQLNPTYSDCVREIAEFLERQAAVAQQAGLPRDRIIVDPGIGFGKTVAHNLEILRRLQEIRALGYPVLIGTSRKSFIGKVLGIETPAQRVWGTAATIAIAIANGADIVRVHDVREMVQVARMTDAVVRWRVESTGA from the coding sequence ATGTGGCGCTGTTGCTCCCGACACGCGTTGCCGTTGGGCGAACGGACGCTGGTGATGGGCATCGTCAATGTGACGCCCGATTCGTTTTCGGGCGACAGCGTGCTTGACCCAGAGGCTGCCGCACAGCGGGCATGGCGACTCGTGGAAGACGGTGCCGACATCGTGGACATCGGCGGTGAATCCACCCGACCCGGGTCGCAACCCGTCAGCGTTGACGAAGAGTTGCGCCGTATTTTGCCCGTCTTGGAACGCCTTGCGGCGACGGGCTTTCCGGTGCCCATCTCGGTGGACACCTACAAACCCGTCGTCGCCCAACAGGCGCTGGACGCAGGGGCATGCATCGTCAACGACATCTTTGGGCTGCGGCAACCGGGGATGCTGGAAGTCGTTGCCGCCTACCGTCCCGCTGTCGTCATCATGCACATGCAAGGGACACCCCAAAGGATGCAACTCAACCCCACCTACTCCGATTGCGTTCGGGAAATTGCGGAGTTTCTGGAACGGCAAGCGGCGGTGGCGCAGCAAGCCGGATTGCCCCGCGACCGCATCATCGTTGACCCTGGCATAGGGTTCGGCAAAACGGTCGCCCACAACTTGGAGATCTTGCGGCGCTTGCAGGAAATTCGGGCGTTGGGTTACCCAGTCCTCATCGGCACCTCGCGCAAAAGTTTCATCGGTAAAGTGCTGGGCATAGAAACGCCCGCTCAACGCGTTTGGGGCACGGCGGCGACCATCGCCATCGCCATCGCCAACGGCGCCGACATCGTTCGGGTGCACGATGTCCGCGAAATGGTGCAAGTCGCCCGAATGACCGACGCCGTGGTGCGCTGGCGGGTGGAAAGCACCGGGGCGTGA